The segment AACACCCAGGCCGGCCAGGGCCTGCCAGCAGCTGTCCGGCGCCGGCCAGGGGCGTGCGCCGTTGATCTCGCTACCGCCAAGCCAGGCGGGCAGGGGAGTGGCGAGGCGCCAGCTGGCCGATGCGGGGAGTTCGTCGAGCCAGGCGCAGGGCACCTGGGCGCCGCCCATCAGGTTGCCCAGCTCTTCGAGGTCAGTGACGGCTTCGGCGTGTTCTCCGGCGGCGTCCAGCAGTTGCTGCTGAAAGGCCTGGAGCATTTCTTCGCCGGCGGGGCTGCCAAGGGCGTAGTCGAGGGCGGCGCGAGGGGGCAGGGCGGCGGCTTCGGCCAGTCGGGTCGCCGAGAGGTCCGGCAGCAATCGGCTCAGGGCCAGCGGCAGGGTTCGGGCACCGAAGTCCACCAGGCAGCCGGAGAGGCCGAAGAGGATGGCGGTGAAGGCGGGCGGTTGGCTGCGGGGCATCTGCGTCGTCCTGACGAGGTCTGGCGCAGGCTAACCGGCCTGGATGACAGAGAAGTTACTGGCGCATGCCGGCGCCCATGACCAGGCGCAGATCTTCCGGTACCGGTACGGATCTGTCGGTGGCGTGGTCGATCCAAACCAGCTTGCAGTGGCCTTCGCCATAAAGTGTCGCGGGGTCTTCCAGGGTGCTCAGACGGTGTTCCACCACAAGGCTGCTATTGCCCACCGGGCCCGCACGGAGCTCGATGACCACGGTGGCGGGGTGTACCACGGGTTTGAGGTAAGTGTGCAGGGTCTGCAGTACCACGGGGCCCTGGGGCACATTGTTCATGGCGATGCCGAGGCTCTCGAACCAGGCGACCCGGGCTTCTTCCAGATACTGGATGTAGAGGGTGTTGTTGACGTGACCGTAGCTGTCCATATCACCCCAGCGAACGGGGATGTGGGCAACATGAAGTAAGGTT is part of the Pseudomonas lalkuanensis genome and harbors:
- a CDS encoding HAD family phosphatase, which codes for MPRSQPPAFTAILFGLSGCLVDFGARTLPLALSRLLPDLSATRLAEAAALPPRAALDYALGSPAGEEMLQAFQQQLLDAAGEHAEAVTDLEELGNLMGGAQVPCAWLDELPASASWRLATPLPAWLGGSEINGARPWPAPDSCWQALAGLGVSRLEGCVLISANPRLLQAGLNAGLWTIGLAASGPLCGLAPADWRALEGSERDRLRAAATLKLYRLGAHSVIDHLGELAPCLADLAYRCEKGERP
- a CDS encoding acyl-CoA thioesterase, giving the protein MPEKTLLHVAHIPVRWGDMDSYGHVNNTLYIQYLEEARVAWFESLGIAMNNVPQGPVVLQTLHTYLKPVVHPATVVIELRAGPVGNSSLVVEHRLSTLEDPATLYGEGHCKLVWIDHATDRSVPVPEDLRLVMGAGMRQ